From one Gammaproteobacteria bacterium genomic stretch:
- a CDS encoding ankyrin repeat domain-containing protein, producing MHRAQTEGAESARDGASNQRGGRFLRSSESDSKTGFKLNLPTSKHEQSEAQVPASKSGSSSSGSSPEPQEMPKGVSARKSSDEKDVADSETTYKKVEDIIYAACENVGAEDYERVYILPVYKALNLPGNSFVSDKLQRICGTQSSEGVETLLHRAAQCGALDIIELLIANGFAQYLNSEHDEAGQTPLSYAVGNMDSNLIQYFFKLSAEVVNGKSKNKIDHHNHLLCAAIYFYEVSRKKIEKVDRLIRSTEFQEGCKQLGYHELPSRDQLSLWCGSDIEYRSLLDGLGEDQSVLQRLLGNYFKEELKNEGSEENEDLSQLEDFCQAHGLNTQDVCKIYSEASQYNALFSILPTAFAKSLDTALSEGGRELESEIFKDRKNILNWLLENLAKSQSMLGSGWPFSLSPLQMCASFRDKEYFAKVLNCLPKKAPLDLPETEKTDKDGNSLLHLAVKGVNLAIATEEDFIRFIWKGYYELWNKVNNEDRSPLSIACLERNEPLIRLLAEQKIDMKVTQTFLAGQLLEGEAAKVLAGMLQKTSGDKVQSVTQEEKGQEYKIRLQLNGHRFPVGQKLERNKIYTSPLEDAANLGNEDVVALLLELWPEESCRLLTSKQGNPYLIALNLERSALLGSLAEDKKYNNARMQWGLVQDNIIRFIHRSDSDNGKENTRKSFVSGLFSVIRTEIKQVLDSNLRKSLSHMTDQLQSDYQHVITDVHTNKNKEYRDENILMINKIFYLLNELGVLASVAKMKNPSPEQLKKAKENFELSCSTKISSEAQTAWFNAVLWAFVGFAAGALIGLVVGTLLTGGGPGGIWLALPSAQYGSELGAIVGSVIGACVGGVSCVKVSDSFKWQRGLWAVNRAVTSIKADTQIHDESNQPLIGVKNEF from the coding sequence ATGCATAGGGCTCAAACGGAAGGAGCAGAATCCGCGCGGGATGGCGCATCCAATCAAAGGGGTGGACGTTTCCTACGAAGTTCCGAATCTGATAGTAAGACTGGATTTAAACTCAATTTGCCAACCTCTAAACATGAGCAGTCTGAGGCGCAAGTGCCAGCTTCAAAATCGGGTTCAAGTTCATCCGGTAGTTCTCCCGAACCGCAAGAGATGCCTAAAGGGGTTTCAGCCAGAAAGTCTTCGGATGAAAAGGATGTTGCTGATAGTGAAACAACATATAAAAAGGTAGAGGATATAATATACGCCGCCTGTGAAAATGTAGGTGCTGAGGATTATGAGCGAGTTTATATTCTTCCTGTGTATAAAGCCCTAAACTTACCCGGCAATTCTTTTGTTAGCGATAAATTACAACGGATATGCGGCACGCAATCATCAGAGGGTGTTGAAACTTTACTGCATCGGGCTGCGCAATGTGGTGCGTTAGACATCATAGAATTGTTAATTGCTAATGGTTTTGCTCAATATCTTAATTCAGAACATGATGAAGCGGGTCAAACTCCACTTTCCTATGCAGTGGGAAACATGGATAGCAATCTTATCCAATATTTTTTTAAACTAAGTGCTGAAGTTGTTAATGGCAAGTCTAAAAATAAAATCGATCACCATAATCATCTATTGTGTGCGGCGATTTATTTCTATGAAGTGAGTCGCAAAAAAATTGAAAAAGTTGATCGTCTTATACGAAGCACTGAATTCCAAGAAGGGTGTAAGCAGCTTGGCTATCATGAACTACCATCTCGAGACCAATTATCTCTGTGGTGTGGAAGTGATATTGAATATCGTTCATTGTTAGATGGGTTAGGTGAGGATCAATCAGTATTACAACGTCTGTTAGGAAATTACTTTAAAGAAGAACTTAAAAATGAGGGCTCTGAAGAAAATGAGGATTTGTCTCAACTCGAGGATTTTTGTCAGGCACATGGATTAAATACTCAAGACGTGTGTAAAATTTATTCTGAGGCAAGTCAATATAATGCATTATTTAGTATTCTTCCTACAGCATTTGCTAAGTCATTAGATACGGCATTATCAGAGGGCGGAAGAGAACTTGAGTCTGAAATTTTCAAAGACCGCAAAAATATCCTCAATTGGCTTTTAGAAAACTTAGCTAAATCTCAGAGTATGCTGGGATCAGGTTGGCCATTCAGTTTATCACCATTACAAATGTGTGCATCTTTTCGGGACAAAGAGTATTTTGCCAAAGTTTTAAATTGTTTACCCAAGAAAGCCCCACTAGACCTGCCAGAAACGGAAAAAACTGATAAGGATGGAAATAGTCTATTACATTTGGCTGTAAAGGGGGTTAATTTAGCAATAGCAACTGAAGAAGACTTCATAAGGTTTATTTGGAAAGGGTATTACGAATTATGGAATAAAGTGAATAATGAGGATCGATCGCCTTTATCAATTGCTTGCCTTGAAAGAAATGAGCCACTGATTCGATTGTTGGCCGAACAAAAAATAGACATGAAAGTCACACAGACATTTCTTGCTGGACAACTCTTAGAAGGAGAAGCAGCTAAAGTATTAGCTGGAATGTTGCAAAAGACTAGTGGTGATAAAGTACAATCTGTGACTCAAGAGGAAAAAGGACAGGAATATAAAATTCGATTGCAACTTAATGGACACCGATTCCCCGTTGGTCAGAAATTAGAGCGTAATAAAATTTATACTTCTCCTTTGGAAGATGCGGCGAATCTTGGAAATGAAGATGTTGTAGCTTTGCTGCTAGAATTGTGGCCTGAGGAATCATGCAGATTATTAACATCTAAACAAGGAAATCCCTATCTAATTGCACTCAATCTAGAGCGTTCAGCTTTGCTTGGCTCACTTGCAGAAGATAAAAAATATAATAATGCTAGAATGCAATGGGGTTTGGTTCAAGATAATATTATTCGATTTATCCATCGTTCTGACTCCGATAATGGGAAAGAAAACACAAGAAAGAGTTTTGTTAGCGGATTATTTAGTGTAATTCGCACGGAAATTAAGCAAGTTTTAGATAGCAATTTACGAAAATCATTGTCGCACATGACGGATCAGTTACAATCTGATTATCAGCACGTAATTACAGATGTTCACACTAATAAAAATAAGGAATACAGGGATGAAAATATTCTAATGATCAATAAAATTTTCTATCTCCTGAATGAGTTGGGTGTATTAGCTTCCGTAGCAAAAATGAAAAACCCTAGTCCGGAGCAATTGAAAAAAGCAAAGGAAAATTTTGAGCTTAGTTGTTCTACGAAAATATCTTCGGAGGCTCAAACCGCTTGGTTTAATGCGGTTCTGTGGGCATTTGTCGGGTTTGCGGCGGGTGCACTTATTGGCTTGGTGGTAGGTACTCTTCTGACCGGGGGAGGCCCGGGAGGTATTTGGTTAGCTTTGCCATCTGCTCAATATGGTAGTGAGCTTGGAGCGATCGTTGGATCCGTGATTGGTGCATGTGTTGGTGGTGTAAGTTGCGTAAAAGTAAGTGATTCATTCAAATGGCAGCGAGGATTATGGGCAGTGAATCGTGCTGTTACTTCTATTAAAGCCGACACCCAAATTCATGATGAAAGCAATCAACCATTGATTGGTGTTAAAAACGAATTCTAG
- a CDS encoding IscS subfamily cysteine desulfurase, producing the protein MRLPVYLDNMATTPVDPRVTKKMLGFLEVSGHFGNPASTTHSYGWQASESVEMARAQVASCIGANTEEIIWTSGATEANNLAIIGAARFYSRKGKHIITAKTEHKAVLDPCRALTKEGFEITYLEPDAQGIIHPEKLEKAIRKDTILVSLMHVNNEIGLVQDIASYAEITRPHGILLHTDAAQSCGKVKVDVKEMDVDFLSLSAHKVYGPKGIGALYIRREPRVHVEPLIYGGGHEKGLRSGTLPTHLIVGMAEAFMIAQAEFVDETLRIKLLRDQLWDKISQIENIHLHGDQSNRVANNLNIGFDYVDGEALLMALQDIAVSTGSACTSASLEPSHVLLAMGVPSLLAHASMRLSLGRFTTAQEIEFAIDVIQKGVARLRNLSPLWEERKHD; encoded by the coding sequence GTGCGCCTTCCCGTGTATCTCGACAATATGGCGACTACGCCAGTGGACCCACGTGTCACAAAAAAAATGTTAGGATTTCTAGAGGTGAGCGGACATTTTGGAAATCCTGCATCGACCACTCACAGCTATGGTTGGCAGGCCAGTGAATCCGTTGAAATGGCTCGTGCACAAGTTGCATCTTGTATCGGTGCAAATACCGAAGAAATTATATGGACCTCTGGTGCAACAGAAGCGAATAATTTGGCAATTATCGGCGCAGCTCGTTTTTATTCCCGCAAAGGAAAACATATTATCACTGCTAAAACCGAGCATAAAGCGGTCTTAGATCCGTGTAGAGCACTTACAAAAGAAGGATTTGAAATAACGTATTTGGAACCTGATGCGCAGGGTATCATTCATCCTGAAAAACTGGAAAAGGCTATTAGAAAAGACACTATTCTAGTTTCGTTAATGCATGTCAACAATGAAATTGGATTGGTGCAAGATATTGCGAGTTATGCTGAGATTACTCGACCTCATGGAATTTTGCTACACACCGATGCAGCACAAAGTTGCGGTAAAGTGAAAGTGGATGTCAAAGAAATGGACGTTGATTTTCTCTCATTATCTGCGCATAAAGTCTATGGTCCTAAAGGAATTGGTGCTCTTTACATACGTCGAGAACCGCGTGTCCATGTTGAGCCTTTAATATATGGAGGAGGGCATGAAAAAGGATTGCGTTCTGGCACTTTACCGACGCATTTAATTGTAGGGATGGCAGAAGCTTTTATGATTGCGCAAGCAGAATTCGTTGATGAAACACTAAGAATTAAATTATTACGCGATCAACTATGGGATAAGATTTCTCAGATTGAAAACATTCACCTTCATGGTGATCAATCAAATCGCGTTGCGAATAATCTTAATATAGGATTTGATTACGTTGATGGTGAAGCATTGTTAATGGCCTTGCAAGATATTGCTGTTTCTACAGGTTCAGCCTGTACATCAGCATCACTGGAGCCTTCTCATGTACTATTAGCGATGGGAGTTCCTTCACTTCTGGCCCATGCTTCGATGCGATTGAGTTTAGGACGCTTTACCACAGCTCAGGAAATTGAGTTTGCCATTGATGTGATACAGAAAGGCGTCGCTCGATTACGAAATTTATCTCCACTTTGGGAGGAAAGAAAACATGATTAG
- a CDS encoding type II secretion system F family protein, which yields MKNKKPLIRIETKINSMDIAQFSRQLATMIAAGIPLITAIESIQKEHENISFIKTLSNIIKNLKEGRSFSECLLLHNKIFDHFFCNLIRAGEQSGTLGIMLNKVSTHLNKSNNIKNKMKKAFAYPVTILAITFLISTLSLFFIVPEFKTLFTSFNAQLPTLTRFIIKTSSFIQNFWWIIIMLTILIMTILKNKKNHNPSVKLFLDQSVLKIPFFGAFVQKAIIVTLLSTLATLLEAGIPMIKALDLTSSITNNSVFQNALQKIQEEIKMGQSLHIAFKNTFTFPNKLLQMIDVGEKSGALESMLNNIANLYENDLDYFIANLSQLMEPIIMLIIGSIVGVFVLALYLPIFKLGSVF from the coding sequence ATGAAAAATAAAAAACCTTTAATTCGCATCGAAACAAAAATCAACTCCATGGATATCGCTCAATTTTCTCGTCAGTTAGCCACAATGATAGCAGCCGGAATACCTTTAATCACAGCAATCGAGTCAATCCAAAAAGAACACGAAAATATCTCATTTATAAAAACACTCTCTAACATAATAAAAAATCTCAAAGAGGGGCGTTCATTTTCAGAGTGTCTACTACTGCATAACAAAATATTCGATCATTTTTTCTGTAATTTAATAAGGGCTGGTGAACAATCAGGCACTTTGGGCATCATGCTAAATAAAGTATCAACTCATCTAAATAAATCAAATAATATTAAAAATAAAATGAAAAAGGCATTTGCTTATCCCGTAACGATATTAGCAATTACTTTTTTAATATCCACTCTATCACTATTTTTTATAGTTCCTGAATTCAAGACGTTATTCACATCATTCAATGCTCAATTACCCACCCTTACACGCTTCATAATAAAAACTTCAAGCTTTATTCAGAATTTTTGGTGGATTATTATCATGCTGACAATATTAATTATGACTATTCTTAAAAATAAAAAAAATCACAATCCTTCTGTTAAACTATTCCTTGATCAAAGTGTGTTAAAGATCCCCTTTTTCGGAGCTTTTGTTCAAAAAGCAATAATCGTAACTCTCTTAAGTACTCTTGCAACACTTTTAGAGGCAGGTATTCCGATGATCAAGGCATTAGATTTAACTTCTTCTATCACTAATAATTCAGTTTTCCAAAATGCTCTGCAGAAAATTCAAGAAGAAATAAAAATGGGTCAATCACTACATATTGCCTTTAAAAATACGTTTACCTTTCCCAACAAGCTATTACAAATGATCGACGTAGGAGAAAAATCAGGAGCACTCGAATCGATGCTTAATAATATAGCCAACTTGTATGAAAATGACCTAGATTACTTTATCGCCAATCTCAGTCAATTAATGGAACCAATTATTATGCTAATTATAGGCAGTATTGTCGGTGTTTTTGTATTAGCACTATATCTACCCATTTTCAAATTGGGTTCCGTTTTTTAA
- a CDS encoding pilus assembly protein PilA, with the protein MELMITVAIIGIIAAIGIPSYLDYTRKAYFSELVHATGPYTIGVADCFHRLGTLEGCDAGSAGIPEGIITARGRISSLSVTKGQITVTPITANGFVSTDTYILTPNINDGAITWNTSGGGVTKGYAN; encoded by the coding sequence ATGGAGCTGATGATTACGGTGGCGATAATTGGAATTATTGCCGCGATCGGTATTCCATCCTATCTCGATTACACACGTAAAGCTTATTTCAGCGAACTTGTTCATGCGACTGGACCTTATACCATCGGTGTTGCAGATTGTTTTCATCGACTCGGAACATTAGAAGGCTGTGATGCCGGAAGCGCAGGTATCCCTGAAGGCATCATTACCGCGCGGGGTAGAATCTCCTCTTTGTCTGTAACCAAGGGTCAAATCACTGTCACTCCTATCACCGCCAATGGTTTTGTCTCAACAGATACGTACATACTCACCCCCAACATTAATGACGGTGCAATAACATGGAATACATCTGGCGGAGGTGTCACAAAAGGTTATGCCAATTGA
- a CDS encoding iron-sulfur cluster assembly scaffold protein: MISLKSYSPQLVEHFNHPQNVGHFDEHDPDVHTGRAGCIESGDCVRIQLRIRDGIIEDICFKAQGSCATIAVASWVTEKVHHQTVAEIQKLTPEVILTELQIQPVKKHSVLIVLDALQKASRC, from the coding sequence ATGATTAGCTTAAAATCTTACAGCCCGCAACTGGTTGAACATTTTAATCATCCACAAAATGTTGGGCATTTTGATGAACACGATCCTGATGTGCACACAGGGCGTGCAGGATGTATTGAGAGTGGGGATTGTGTTCGAATTCAACTCAGAATTCGTGATGGAATAATTGAAGATATTTGTTTCAAGGCTCAAGGATCTTGTGCAACCATCGCAGTAGCTTCGTGGGTCACTGAAAAAGTTCATCATCAAACTGTAGCTGAAATACAAAAACTGACCCCGGAAGTCATTCTAACCGAACTCCAAATACAACCAGTAAAGAAACACTCCGTATTGATAGTTCTTGATGCTCTTCAAAAGGCGTCGCGTTGTTAA
- a CDS encoding RNA methyltransferase yields MFDQIKIILVNTSHPGNIGAAARAMKNMGLKNLVLVQPKEFPHAEATARAAGADDLLEHAVVVENLTDAISDSHFVVGTSARLRSVAWPLSDPRRCIEKIIPRLRDQQKIAFVFGNEQSGLSNDELALCHAHLHIPCDEDFSSLNVAAAVQIVTYELRMALQQKHDIELDYEIESRPVTADEMEKFFVSLQGCLIHLGYLNPSHPKKLMLRLRRLFNRAIIEENEMNILRGVLNSIVDHTVEKQ; encoded by the coding sequence TTGTTTGATCAAATTAAAATAATTTTAGTAAACACCTCTCATCCAGGAAATATTGGGGCAGCAGCACGTGCGATGAAAAATATGGGGCTAAAAAATTTAGTGCTGGTTCAGCCCAAAGAATTTCCTCATGCAGAAGCGACTGCTCGTGCTGCTGGAGCTGATGATTTATTGGAGCATGCAGTTGTCGTTGAAAATTTGACTGATGCGATTAGTGATAGTCATTTTGTTGTTGGCACAAGTGCACGATTGCGTTCAGTTGCATGGCCCTTAAGTGATCCACGGCGATGCATTGAGAAAATAATTCCTCGGCTGCGGGACCAACAAAAAATTGCCTTTGTTTTTGGTAATGAGCAATCGGGACTATCAAATGATGAGCTCGCTCTATGCCATGCTCATTTGCACATTCCCTGCGACGAAGACTTTAGTTCCTTAAATGTTGCAGCTGCAGTGCAAATAGTTACCTATGAATTGCGAATGGCTCTTCAACAAAAACATGATATTGAGCTAGACTATGAAATAGAAAGTCGTCCAGTGACTGCGGATGAAATGGAAAAATTCTTTGTTAGTTTACAGGGCTGTTTGATTCATTTGGGGTATCTAAACCCTAGTCATCCGAAAAAGTTAATGTTGCGACTTCGAAGATTATTTAATCGTGCGATCATAGAAGAGAATGAAATGAATATTTTAAGAGGCGTCTTAAATTCAATTGTAGATCACACTGTGGAGAAACAATAG
- a CDS encoding ankyrin repeat domain-containing protein — translation MEEGNEESKQAGVEDNGKPISKRLSRASGRRTLGRSTFKNSDPYFLAVEAGDLEKVKQYVPSKDSPNKQNQLGKTGLHIAAGLGHVNIMEYLIEHGADVNFDGKSQEMDKQGFDDRGSFRRLPIHDAAENGQKAAIECLVRSDAKVDEKDATGVTPLHLATKEGHFEVVKILCDNGANLDTTNVRDDSEEIGDTAVLIALMYDHREIAIEFVRRGANFGCRNKEGKSAYLMAFQKDLQEVLQAMDEKLAQEESDESKKCTSTRFQRAGLDYIDEDENTLFHHAAISGDVKAITMLHGMGGDPKKTNKKGRNPLFLAAKHGQKEAMIKLHLLGVNHTETDRFEISPLEIAEKYEHAECVQLLQEWPEPQVTVEKPEEDSNSASEDEDVQSGRTAETHSGDEEKKQENVTAEEEDVFLRMMSAINKGQPKDDTTANKLSITSDEQPHQSSPVTANSEEHAQVLKECHSIFDLLDKHEDPELTEFLQLLSHTTTIDEISDVKTKSGKNFLCMIAKHDPTGKLISLLKLFSVAQIEKLTQLKTTNGENCLHIACQFLHLVLFEFCIAKIPLNKLVEMARAKTVDSKSTPYHYLCASTSNDTIRKRKSDAESKNFLSPMVSREVIANSKLPENLCLMLRRMGTVFGEYPDIFTSADLFGNTGLMLCAYTLHTTLITTCLESIIDQETKLFCILQSNQSKIINPLRYTTSMGDAVVLEKMMKPFGNRSQTVCSEQQLLQWSHVTTVPYQLDSPLRPQLVAMLEFLITHYYWDHEKAGFTEEFKDLLINEFHGKTLLLRSLDDCGGVLINRLLKVKHLSRKPEVLFLLMGHMTPMPAPHSPRGFVAQSAGLDSHKSGSSIANASSPAFDLRRELLHRVFRVDWSDKLLHELSLHIVSTLGTPRYTSLNRSSDEKILRIINSNLCDSRHQNLSVDYSVLILALFYQVTQVSEQKQAIEAQYVNKFKEHTKIMLDKMSGFYDFLAEKNQALADQFLGELFEGNSLLKAALTELFPDQAECLKLEKTNFVAYTKKLWFDNKACSDDSLCVLQ, via the coding sequence ATGGAAGAAGGCAATGAAGAGAGCAAACAAGCTGGAGTCGAGGATAACGGTAAGCCAATAAGTAAAAGGTTATCTCGTGCTTCTGGACGCAGAACACTAGGACGTTCCACATTTAAAAACTCTGACCCTTATTTTCTCGCCGTCGAAGCAGGTGACTTAGAAAAGGTGAAGCAGTATGTGCCCTCTAAAGATTCTCCCAATAAACAAAACCAATTAGGAAAAACGGGATTACATATTGCCGCTGGATTAGGGCACGTCAACATAATGGAATATTTGATTGAGCATGGGGCAGATGTCAATTTTGACGGCAAATCTCAAGAAATGGATAAACAAGGCTTTGATGATCGTGGGAGTTTCCGTAGACTCCCCATTCACGATGCTGCTGAGAATGGTCAAAAAGCAGCAATTGAGTGCCTAGTTAGATCTGACGCAAAAGTCGATGAGAAAGATGCTACGGGTGTAACTCCTTTACATCTTGCTACGAAAGAAGGGCATTTTGAAGTGGTGAAAATTCTCTGTGATAATGGAGCTAATCTAGATACAACGAATGTTAGAGATGACAGTGAAGAAATAGGAGACACAGCAGTACTGATAGCCCTCATGTATGATCATCGTGAAATCGCGATCGAGTTTGTTCGCCGAGGCGCAAATTTTGGATGTAGAAATAAAGAGGGAAAATCTGCTTACCTAATGGCATTCCAGAAAGACCTTCAAGAAGTCTTGCAAGCGATGGATGAAAAATTAGCACAAGAAGAAAGTGATGAATCTAAGAAATGCACTTCAACTCGATTTCAACGTGCTGGCCTAGATTATATTGATGAAGATGAAAACACCTTATTTCATCACGCCGCAATCTCTGGTGATGTTAAAGCAATCACTATGCTTCATGGTATGGGTGGCGACCCTAAAAAAACCAACAAAAAAGGCCGTAATCCTCTCTTTCTTGCAGCAAAACACGGGCAGAAAGAGGCGATGATTAAACTACACCTGCTAGGGGTTAACCACACAGAAACTGATAGGTTTGAAATTTCTCCTTTAGAAATTGCCGAGAAATATGAGCACGCAGAATGTGTTCAGCTGCTTCAAGAATGGCCTGAGCCCCAAGTAACTGTGGAGAAACCAGAGGAAGACTCTAATTCAGCATCCGAAGACGAAGATGTTCAATCAGGCAGAACAGCAGAAACCCACTCTGGAGATGAAGAGAAGAAACAAGAAAACGTAACTGCAGAGGAAGAAGATGTATTTTTGCGGATGATGAGCGCAATCAACAAAGGACAGCCAAAAGACGATACTACTGCGAATAAGCTATCAATTACTTCTGATGAACAGCCTCATCAATCTTCTCCTGTTACTGCAAATTCTGAAGAACATGCTCAAGTCCTTAAAGAATGTCATTCAATTTTTGATCTTTTGGATAAGCACGAAGATCCTGAACTAACAGAGTTTTTACAACTTCTTTCCCACACAACCACAATAGATGAAATATCTGACGTCAAAACAAAATCTGGGAAAAATTTTCTTTGCATGATTGCAAAACATGACCCCACTGGAAAATTGATCAGTCTTCTAAAACTATTTTCAGTCGCTCAAATTGAAAAGCTCACTCAGCTCAAAACCACGAATGGAGAAAATTGCCTTCATATTGCTTGTCAATTTCTGCATCTTGTTTTATTTGAGTTTTGTATAGCAAAAATACCACTGAATAAACTTGTTGAAATGGCTAGAGCCAAAACAGTTGACAGCAAGTCTACTCCTTATCATTACCTCTGCGCTTCAACTTCTAACGATACAATAAGAAAACGAAAGTCAGATGCTGAATCTAAAAATTTTTTATCCCCAATGGTATCACGAGAAGTCATTGCGAATTCAAAACTGCCTGAAAACCTCTGTTTAATGCTGCGTCGAATGGGCACAGTTTTTGGAGAATACCCTGACATTTTTACGAGTGCAGATCTTTTTGGCAACACAGGTTTGATGCTGTGCGCTTACACGCTTCATACAACTCTAATCACTACCTGTCTTGAATCAATAATAGATCAAGAAACCAAGCTCTTTTGTATCCTACAATCAAATCAATCAAAGATCATTAATCCGCTGCGCTATACCACCTCTATGGGTGACGCAGTAGTTTTAGAAAAAATGATGAAACCTTTCGGAAATCGCTCTCAAACTGTTTGTTCAGAACAACAACTTCTGCAATGGAGTCATGTGACTACAGTGCCCTATCAACTCGACTCTCCACTACGTCCACAACTTGTCGCTATGTTAGAATTCTTAATCACACATTATTATTGGGATCATGAGAAAGCAGGATTTACAGAAGAATTTAAAGATCTTCTTATCAATGAATTTCATGGAAAAACTCTATTGCTCAGATCATTAGATGATTGTGGTGGTGTCTTAATAAATCGACTACTCAAAGTCAAACATCTCTCTCGAAAACCGGAGGTTTTATTTTTGCTGATGGGACATATGACTCCCATGCCAGCTCCACATTCTCCTCGAGGTTTTGTAGCGCAATCGGCAGGATTAGATTCGCACAAAAGTGGTTCAAGCATCGCTAATGCGTCATCACCCGCATTTGATTTACGAAGAGAACTACTTCATCGTGTATTTAGAGTTGACTGGTCAGATAAACTGCTTCACGAGTTATCACTACATATTGTCAGCACACTTGGCACACCTCGTTATACCTCTTTAAATAGATCTAGTGATGAAAAAATACTTCGGATTATCAATAGTAATTTGTGTGATTCACGCCACCAAAATTTAAGCGTCGATTACTCAGTGTTAATATTAGCATTGTTTTATCAAGTCACTCAGGTTTCAGAACAAAAGCAAGCAATAGAAGCTCAATATGTTAACAAATTTAAAGAACACACCAAGATCATGTTAGATAAAATGTCCGGTTTTTATGATTTTCTCGCAGAAAAAAATCAAGCTCTTGCAGACCAGTTTCTAGGAGAGCTTTTCGAAGGCAATTCTCTACTTAAAGCCGCCCTTACCGAATTGTTTCCCGACCAAGCTGAATGTTTAAAATTGGAAAAAACTAATTTTGTAGCCTACACAAAGAAGCTATGGTTTGACAATAAAGCTTGTTCCGATGACTCTCTTTGTGTTCTTCAATAA
- the tadA gene encoding Flp pilus assembly complex ATPase component TadA has translation MEYIWRRCHKRLCQLNLNQKTLDVPIVSFINQLLNEAVIKNASDIHLEPFEKEYRIRFRCDGILTTFSHSPIHLAPMITSRIKILSSLDISERRVPQDGRFSYHLSPIRSVDFRVSTCPTLHGEKIVLRLLESNKQLLAIDALGMSSKQIHLYRKALNRPQGLILVTGPTGSGKTMTLYSGLSYLNTKEKNICSVEDPIEIQLSGINQVPVNIKTGLTFSTALKAFLRQDPDVIMVGEIRDRETAEIAINASLTGHLVLSTLHTNSASESLVRLSNMGVPSYNIASSLSLIIGQRLIRCLCPYCKNPIKNLKIHEPGESTCLHCTNGYKGRMGIFEVLPPSADMKEMISKKETALKINQQAHCEKIQNLRQSGLECVRSGLTSLSELNRIIPDQFHEK, from the coding sequence ATGGAATACATCTGGCGGAGGTGTCACAAAAGGTTATGCCAATTGAATTTAAATCAAAAAACTCTAGATGTCCCTATAGTGAGCTTTATCAATCAGCTATTAAATGAAGCGGTTATTAAAAATGCATCTGATATTCATTTAGAACCATTCGAAAAAGAGTACAGAATTCGATTTCGTTGTGATGGAATACTTACAACGTTTTCGCATTCGCCCATTCATTTAGCCCCAATGATTACCTCTCGAATTAAAATATTATCCAGTCTGGATATTTCAGAACGTCGAGTGCCACAAGATGGTCGATTTAGCTATCATTTATCACCTATCCGGTCTGTGGATTTTCGAGTCAGTACCTGCCCAACTCTGCATGGTGAAAAAATAGTATTACGTCTTCTCGAATCTAATAAACAGCTTCTTGCAATTGATGCACTGGGCATGTCGTCCAAACAAATACATCTCTATCGAAAAGCACTAAATCGTCCTCAAGGTCTTATATTAGTAACAGGTCCTACAGGCAGCGGAAAAACAATGACCCTATATTCAGGATTAAGTTATTTAAATACCAAAGAAAAAAATATTTGCTCAGTAGAAGATCCGATAGAAATTCAACTTTCTGGTATTAATCAAGTGCCCGTCAATATAAAAACCGGATTAACATTTTCAACAGCACTCAAAGCTTTTTTACGTCAAGATCCTGATGTGATTATGGTCGGCGAAATACGAGATAGAGAAACTGCTGAAATTGCTATCAATGCTTCATTAACGGGACATCTAGTTTTATCGACATTACACACAAACAGTGCGTCCGAATCTCTTGTTCGATTATCCAATATGGGCGTGCCTTCATACAATATTGCAAGTTCACTGTCTCTGATCATCGGACAAAGACTTATTCGCTGTTTATGCCCTTACTGCAAAAATCCCATTAAAAATCTCAAAATTCATGAACCAGGTGAAAGCACATGCCTACACTGTACTAATGGGTATAAAGGGCGCATGGGCATTTTTGAAGTCTTGCCCCCATCGGCTGACATGAAAGAAATGATTTCTAAAAAAGAAACTGCTTTAAAAATTAATCAACAAGCACATTGCGAAAAAATCCAAAATTTACGTCAATCTGGCTTGGAATGTGTCCGATCTGGCCTCACAAGCCTATCTGAATTAAACCGAATTATTCCCGACCAATTCCATGAAAAATAA